The Paenibacillus macerans genome includes a window with the following:
- a CDS encoding TerB N-terminal domain-containing protein encodes MENRLRSIEFAEIDLCEEEPGLDIPPKKDTDLSQASAASIPFYNRERHFAEEARKRVNERGEPAPFAPFMSYWPTYEHMMESQQRWYFYWRSEVRAGRYPDTDLSYIFVYVYELINGVGWSDPPEGYKELHRIWTAYGGRYPQLNAYLKDWLADFAFVHALDVPLLEIITRGGGSYPEDLLDMELLRLFKKQPSQIPLDLLLALSDYDLRRSKFYQGPGKADLEMWVPRIVGMLDAFLCKTQGIRLIDKFHPGRERTTERYLFRSAVYDDSLYGRTIALGTVPFSSHRPLRKCITQTIRYAENRLRELRGFRGRLRGVVMEPETARLIDRFLEKEFAAQTAAKPRIEIDAEKLAALKRDSDYVRSRLAIGYEEGGETAAEASSGLAAESGPEADLDSEAALDSEHNAVPEQEVGKEDGESLAYWDLPQLDEDWTSFAEQLDSAQLEALLALKSPAPDSALAAVAEAYGTMPELILDEINQLAMETIGDLVVDEGRIVPEYMDFFAHLKGEFS; translated from the coding sequence ATGGAAAATCGTTTGCGTTCCATTGAATTTGCGGAAATCGATTTGTGCGAAGAAGAGCCGGGACTTGATATACCGCCTAAAAAAGATACGGACCTGAGTCAAGCGTCCGCGGCGTCCATTCCGTTTTACAACCGTGAGCGCCATTTCGCCGAGGAGGCGCGGAAGCGGGTGAACGAACGGGGCGAGCCGGCGCCTTTCGCGCCGTTTATGAGCTATTGGCCGACCTACGAACATATGATGGAGTCGCAGCAGAGATGGTATTTTTACTGGCGTTCCGAAGTGCGCGCCGGGCGTTACCCCGATACGGATTTGTCCTACATATTTGTATACGTTTATGAACTGATCAACGGCGTTGGTTGGTCGGATCCGCCGGAAGGGTACAAGGAGCTCCACCGGATTTGGACTGCGTATGGCGGACGGTATCCGCAGCTAAATGCCTATTTGAAAGATTGGCTCGCCGATTTTGCGTTTGTGCACGCGCTGGATGTTCCGCTGCTGGAAATCATCACGCGCGGCGGAGGTTCGTATCCGGAGGATTTGTTGGATATGGAACTGCTGCGGCTGTTTAAGAAGCAGCCGTCCCAAATCCCGCTGGACCTCTTGCTTGCGTTAAGCGACTACGATTTGCGGCGCAGCAAATTTTATCAGGGGCCCGGCAAAGCGGATCTGGAGATGTGGGTCCCGCGGATTGTCGGGATGCTGGACGCTTTTTTGTGCAAAACGCAGGGGATCCGGCTGATCGACAAATTCCATCCCGGCCGCGAGCGGACGACCGAGCGGTATCTGTTCCGCAGCGCGGTCTACGACGATTCGCTTTACGGGAGAACGATAGCCCTTGGTACGGTCCCGTTCAGCAGCCATCGTCCGCTGCGAAAATGTATCACGCAAACGATCCGCTATGCCGAAAACCGATTAAGGGAATTAAGAGGATTTAGAGGACGCTTGAGGGGCGTCGTTATGGAGCCGGAGACGGCGCGCCTGATCGACCGCTTTCTGGAAAAAGAGTTCGCTGCGCAGACGGCCGCAAAGCCGCGGATCGAAATCGACGCGGAGAAGCTGGCGGCGCTTAAGCGGGATTCGGATTATGTGCGGAGCAGGCTGGCGATCGGCTATGAGGAAGGGGGCGAAACGGCGGCGGAGGCGAGTTCGGGTTTGGCCGCGGAATCGGGCCCGGAAGCGGATTTGGATTCGGAAGCAGCTTTGGACTCGGAGCACAATGCCGTGCCTGAACAAGAAGTCGGCAAGGAAGATGGAGAGAGCTTGGCGTATTGGGACCTGCCGCAGCTGGACGAGGATTGGACTTCATTCGCCGAACAGCTTGATTCGGCGCAGCTCGAAGCTTTGCTTGCCCTCAAAAGCCCTGCGCCCGATAGCGCGCTTGCCGCTGTGGCCGAAGCTTATGGCACCATGCCCGAGCTGATCCTGGATGAAATCAACCAGCTGGCGATGGAAACGATCGGGGACCTGGTTGTTGACGAAGGGCGGATTGTCCCCGAATATATGGACTTTTTTGCGCATTTGAAAGGAGAATTCTCGTGA
- a CDS encoding DEAD/DEAH box helicase translates to MSDNPFYQLAPFIQEFIYKRKWETLRAVQVEACRICFGTSRHLLIASGTASGKTEAALFPALTELHNRPASSVGILYIGPLKALINDQFARLKDLLRESRIPVWHWHGDVPQAEKTKLVRNPSGILQITPESLEGLLMNRPNAIPALFKDLRYIIIDEVHAFMGVDRGIQVLSQIARIERMAGAKPRRIGLSATLSDYESAKAWLGAGSSEQVEVVSSAGGRKLRLRVEHFSFPDARDEQQAEQLQNARKAYYEYIYDSTHLKKALIFTNSRSDAELTTLEMRRVAAKRHEPDVFYVHHGSISAMLREEAESALKNGPGPAVSAATLTLELGIDLGELERVVQLGAPYSSSSFVQRLGRSGRRGDAASEMLFVVHEEEDEDAPLPARMPWTLLRAIAVIELYVGDKWIEPLEIRKLPIGTMYHQTMSMLKSMGEADPGELAQAVLTLPSFRQVSPEQYKMFLNYLLQTDHLQWTEEKSLIIGLTGEKIVNNFRFYAVFQDDEEHAVYNGSEEIGSITTVPPPGYCFTLAGKLWKVTEVDAKHKAVYVKPAIGKVDTLWLGAGGDIHTQVVKKMREVLAGSAIYPYLSPQAVNRLERARRLARETGLARQAVLPAGGDSLFVLPWVGSKAFRTLERLLKHHLSERLALRSVVPMEPYYMIVSGKSDAQTLIGEIARACRDCREEDLLAPEEAPYLGKYDEFVAPELIRQAFAADGLDLQGLRTGLADMPEEEV, encoded by the coding sequence ATGAGCGACAATCCTTTTTATCAGCTGGCCCCGTTTATCCAGGAGTTTATTTATAAGCGGAAATGGGAGACGCTAAGGGCCGTGCAAGTGGAGGCCTGCCGCATCTGCTTTGGGACAAGCCGCCATTTGCTGATCGCTTCGGGCACCGCGTCGGGGAAAACCGAAGCCGCGTTGTTTCCCGCACTGACCGAGCTGCACAACAGGCCGGCCAGCTCTGTCGGCATTTTGTACATCGGCCCGCTGAAGGCGCTGATCAACGATCAGTTCGCCAGGCTCAAGGATCTGCTGCGCGAATCGCGCATTCCGGTTTGGCATTGGCACGGCGACGTGCCGCAAGCCGAAAAAACGAAGCTGGTCCGGAATCCTTCCGGGATACTGCAAATTACGCCCGAATCGCTTGAGGGGCTGCTGATGAACCGCCCCAACGCGATTCCCGCGTTGTTTAAAGACTTGCGTTACATCATCATCGACGAGGTGCACGCCTTTATGGGGGTGGACCGGGGCATCCAGGTGCTGAGCCAAATCGCCCGGATCGAACGGATGGCCGGCGCCAAGCCGAGGCGGATCGGGCTGTCGGCGACGCTGAGCGATTACGAATCGGCCAAGGCATGGTTAGGAGCGGGAAGCAGCGAGCAGGTCGAGGTCGTATCCTCGGCGGGAGGGCGCAAGCTGCGGCTGCGGGTTGAGCATTTTTCGTTTCCCGACGCCCGTGACGAACAGCAGGCCGAGCAGCTGCAGAACGCCCGCAAGGCATATTACGAGTACATTTACGACAGCACGCATTTGAAGAAGGCGCTGATTTTCACCAACAGCCGGTCCGACGCCGAGCTCACGACGCTGGAAATGCGCCGGGTCGCGGCGAAACGCCATGAGCCGGACGTGTTTTACGTTCACCACGGGAGCATTTCGGCGATGCTGCGGGAAGAGGCGGAGAGTGCGCTGAAAAACGGCCCGGGACCGGCGGTGTCCGCGGCGACGCTGACGCTGGAGCTGGGGATCGACCTCGGGGAGCTTGAGCGGGTCGTGCAGCTTGGCGCTCCGTACAGCTCGTCCAGCTTCGTGCAGCGGCTGGGACGGTCCGGCCGGCGCGGTGATGCGGCGTCGGAGATGCTGTTCGTCGTCCATGAGGAAGAGGACGAGGATGCCCCGCTGCCGGCGCGCATGCCGTGGACGCTGCTGCGCGCGATCGCGGTGATCGAGCTGTACGTCGGCGACAAGTGGATCGAGCCGCTGGAGATCCGCAAGCTGCCGATCGGCACGATGTACCATCAAACGATGAGCATGTTGAAAAGCATGGGGGAAGCGGATCCGGGCGAGCTGGCGCAAGCGGTGCTGACGCTTCCGTCGTTTCGCCAGGTGAGCCCGGAGCAGTATAAAATGTTCCTGAATTATCTCCTGCAAACCGATCATCTGCAGTGGACGGAAGAAAAGTCGCTGATCATCGGCCTGACCGGGGAGAAGATCGTAAACAACTTCCGCTTTTACGCCGTCTTTCAGGATGACGAAGAACATGCGGTGTATAACGGCTCCGAGGAGATTGGCTCGATTACGACCGTTCCGCCGCCCGGATATTGCTTTACCCTGGCCGGGAAGCTGTGGAAGGTGACGGAGGTGGACGCGAAGCATAAGGCGGTTTACGTAAAACCGGCGATCGGCAAAGTGGATACGTTATGGCTTGGGGCAGGCGGTGACATTCACACGCAGGTCGTGAAAAAGATGCGCGAAGTGCTCGCCGGCTCGGCCATTTATCCGTATTTGTCCCCGCAAGCGGTGAACCGCTTGGAGCGGGCGCGGCGGCTGGCGAGGGAGACCGGGCTGGCCCGGCAAGCCGTCCTGCCGGCCGGCGGAGACTCCTTGTTCGTGCTGCCATGGGTGGGCAGCAAGGCGTTTCGCACCTTGGAACGGCTGCTCAAGCACCATTTGTCCGAACGTCTCGCTTTACGGTCCGTGGTCCCGATGGAGCCCTATTACATGATCGTTTCGGGCAAAAGCGATGCGCAAACGTTAATCGGGGAAATCGCAAGAGCTTGCCGGGACTGTCGTGAAGAGGACCTGCTGGCGCCGGAGGAAGCGCCTTACCTGGGGAAATACGACGAATTTGTCGCTCCGGAGCTCATCCGCCAGGCGTTTGCCGCCGACGGTCTTGATTTGCAGGGACTGCGGACAGGGCTCGCCGATATGCCGGAAGAGGAAGTATAG
- a CDS encoding ABC transporter ATP-binding protein, with product MAILEASKIHKSYGNKFNKQEVLKGIDLSVEKGEFVSIMGASGSGKTTLLNVLSSIDKVSLGSIKIEGKEFTGMKEKELAEFRKSHLGFIFQEYNLLDTLTVKENVLLPLSIKKVSRKDADHKFRTIASELGIYELKDKYPNEISGGQKQRTSAARAFIHDPSIIFADEPTGALDSKSASDLLGKLSELNRKIEATIIMVTHDPVAASYCSRVVFIKDGQIYSQLVKGEESRQAFFNDIIKAQGVLGGVQG from the coding sequence GTGGCGATATTGGAAGCCAGCAAAATTCATAAAAGCTATGGCAACAAATTCAATAAACAGGAGGTGCTGAAGGGGATCGACCTCAGCGTGGAAAAAGGCGAATTCGTCAGCATTATGGGGGCGTCCGGCTCCGGCAAAACGACTTTGCTGAACGTGCTCTCGTCCATCGACAAGGTCAGCCTCGGCAGCATCAAAATCGAAGGCAAGGAATTTACCGGCATGAAGGAAAAGGAGCTGGCCGAGTTCCGAAAGTCTCATTTGGGGTTTATTTTTCAGGAATACAATTTGCTGGATACGCTGACGGTCAAAGAAAATGTGCTGCTGCCTTTGTCGATCAAAAAAGTGTCCCGGAAAGACGCGGATCATAAATTCCGGACGATCGCCTCTGAGCTGGGCATTTACGAGTTAAAGGACAAATACCCCAACGAAATCTCCGGGGGACAAAAGCAGCGGACAAGCGCGGCACGGGCGTTTATCCATGATCCAAGCATCATTTTTGCCGATGAGCCGACCGGTGCGCTCGATTCGAAGTCGGCCTCCGATTTGCTGGGCAAGCTCAGCGAACTCAACCGGAAAATCGAAGCTACGATCATTATGGTCACCCACGATCCGGTGGCGGCCAGCTACTGCAGCCGGGTCGTCTTTATCAAGGACGGTCAGATTTACTCGCAACTGGTCAAGGGAGAAGAATCCAGGCAGGCGTTTTTTAACGACATCATCAAAGCGCAAGGCGTATTGGGCGGTGTCCAGGGATGA
- a CDS encoding NAD(P)/FAD-dependent oxidoreductase — translation MTTLLDVGIIGGGPAGLNAALVLGRARKSVVVIDEGRPRNRVTGESHGFLTRDGIKPAEFRRIAKEQIQTYPTVCFVEDTAVKLSGEDGHFQITTARGETLHTKKLLIAAGMKDAPLDIPGLADVYGKSAFVCPYCDGWEMRDRPLAVIVPREHTLHMAKVISGWTAQFAMCTHGQGEWTEGHREELERRQVPVFDLPIERIDSEGGMVRQVVLENGTAVPCTGIFFAPKLVPGSGLPQTVGCDMTEGGAMVVDDLGKTNVPGVYGAGDAASVKYQVIAAAAAGAFAGIAINNELQEEAWSRKEE, via the coding sequence ATGACAACCTTGCTTGATGTAGGCATTATCGGAGGCGGACCGGCCGGTTTAAACGCGGCTTTGGTTTTGGGCAGAGCGAGAAAAAGCGTAGTGGTGATTGACGAAGGCCGTCCGCGCAACCGGGTAACGGGCGAGTCACACGGGTTCTTGACCCGCGACGGCATCAAACCGGCGGAATTCCGGCGCATCGCCAAAGAACAGATCCAAACCTATCCTACCGTTTGCTTTGTGGAGGATACCGCGGTGAAATTGTCGGGGGAGGATGGACATTTTCAAATTACTACTGCACGGGGGGAGACGCTCCATACGAAAAAGCTGCTTATTGCCGCAGGAATGAAGGATGCGCCGCTGGACATCCCGGGCCTTGCCGACGTATACGGGAAAAGCGCGTTTGTGTGCCCTTATTGCGACGGCTGGGAAATGCGGGACAGGCCGCTCGCCGTGATCGTTCCCAGGGAACATACGTTGCATATGGCCAAAGTGATCTCGGGCTGGACCGCGCAATTTGCGATGTGCACCCATGGTCAAGGGGAATGGACGGAGGGGCACCGCGAGGAGCTTGAGCGCCGCCAGGTTCCCGTCTTCGATTTGCCGATCGAACGTATTGACTCTGAGGGAGGCATGGTACGGCAAGTCGTCCTGGAGAATGGCACGGCCGTTCCTTGCACTGGGATCTTTTTTGCGCCGAAGCTGGTGCCGGGTTCCGGCTTGCCCCAAACGGTGGGCTGCGATATGACGGAAGGCGGGGCTATGGTCGTCGACGATCTCGGCAAAACGAACGTGCCTGGGGTCTACGGCGCCGGCGATGCGGCCTCCGTCAAGTATCAGGTGATTGCAGCCGCCGCGGCGGGAGCTTTTGCGGGCATCGCCATCAATAACGAGCTCCAGGAAGAAGCCTGGAGCCGTAAGGAAGAGTAA
- a CDS encoding M14 family metallopeptidase: protein MRIQVRAGDTLWYYSQLFNLPLQLIVDSNAGVDAANLAVGQEVNIPGFLVSEYQIKPGDSLWKLARDRGISLDILILLNPSVNPNRLEIGQRVQLPLRVTWFVVDVRKPYDYAALRSDLNRLMDLYPFLGYRNIGNSVMGKPLPELRVGQGNKRVHANGAFHANEWITTPVLIKFLNHYSLALTNNTGIRGLQMWPYYEAATLSVVPMVNPDGVDLVINGLPEQEPYRSNVLSYNNGSADFQGWKANIRGVDLNDQFPALWEREVARNPQERGPRDYGGTAPLTEPEAIAMANLTRASDFARVMAFHTQGEVIYWGFENLEPPYAETIVNEFARVSGYEPVRYVESYAGYKDWFIQDWRRPGFTVELGSGVNPLPLAQFDEIYEESLGILLASLYM from the coding sequence TTGAGAATACAAGTTCGCGCCGGGGATACGCTGTGGTATTACAGCCAGCTGTTTAACCTGCCGCTGCAGTTGATCGTGGATTCCAACGCCGGAGTGGACGCCGCGAATCTTGCTGTGGGCCAGGAAGTGAATATTCCGGGGTTTCTGGTCAGCGAATATCAAATCAAACCCGGCGACTCACTATGGAAGCTGGCCAGAGACCGGGGGATTTCGCTGGATATACTGATTCTGCTGAACCCGTCGGTCAATCCGAACCGGTTGGAGATCGGGCAGAGAGTGCAGCTGCCGCTGCGAGTCACCTGGTTTGTGGTGGACGTCAGAAAACCGTACGATTACGCCGCGCTTCGCTCCGATCTGAACCGGCTTATGGATCTGTATCCGTTTCTCGGATACCGCAATATCGGCAATTCCGTGATGGGCAAACCGCTGCCCGAGCTGCGCGTCGGCCAAGGCAACAAACGCGTTCACGCCAACGGGGCCTTCCATGCCAACGAATGGATCACGACGCCTGTCCTGATCAAGTTTCTGAATCATTATTCGCTCGCATTAACCAACAATACCGGGATCAGGGGGCTGCAAATGTGGCCTTACTATGAGGCGGCGACCTTGTCCGTCGTCCCCATGGTTAATCCCGACGGCGTGGATTTGGTCATAAACGGCTTGCCGGAGCAGGAGCCATACCGCAGCAATGTGCTGTCCTACAACAACGGAAGCGCCGATTTCCAGGGGTGGAAAGCGAACATACGCGGCGTGGACCTCAACGACCAGTTCCCCGCGCTGTGGGAACGCGAAGTCGCCAGAAATCCGCAGGAGCGCGGACCGCGGGATTATGGGGGAACCGCCCCGCTCACCGAGCCGGAAGCGATCGCGATGGCTAATCTAACGAGAGCAAGCGATTTTGCCCGCGTAATGGCTTTTCATACCCAGGGTGAAGTCATTTATTGGGGGTTTGAAAATCTAGAACCGCCCTATGCCGAAACGATCGTAAACGAGTTTGCCCGCGTCAGCGGATACGAACCGGTGCGGTATGTCGAAAGCTATGCCGGCTACAAAGACTGGTTCATCCAGGACTGGAGAAGGCCGGGGTTTACGGTGGAGCTTGGCAGCGGGGTCAATCCCCTGCCCCTCGCGCAATTTGACGAAATTTACGAGGAAAGTCTGGGAATCCTGTTGGCCAGCTTGTATATGTGA
- a CDS encoding ATP-binding protein has protein sequence MNEVKIPKRLTTALVNSLTAGVVPRVGLEHVAVGRRAEVDAILKDLDNIAEGGAAFRFITGRYGSGKSFLLQTIRNYAMDRDFVVADADLSPERRLVGTKGQGLATYRELMTHLSTKTRPDGGALEAMLQKWFAALQQEALRETGLKPSDPALNDAVEQRIFAVTAEMQNLVHGFDFAKVLAAYWNGYKLADDDRKQAALRWLRGEYPTKTEAKKELQVGVIIDDENWYDYVKLWSEFAARIGYRGLLLFIDEAVNLYKISNSVSRQSNYEKLLTMFNDTMQGKAEHLGIFVGGTPQFVEDERRGLFSYEALRSRLMEGRYAGKGFVNYSGPILRLEMLSPEEILLLLQKLVNIHAQHFGYAPSVAQQEIVYFMEAAVGRLGADELLTPREVIRDFMDLLHTLRQNPEASFERLVGEHQVKPAEADPDEVDGFLAEFEL, from the coding sequence GTGAATGAAGTGAAAATCCCCAAGCGGCTCACCACGGCGCTGGTCAATTCGCTCACGGCCGGCGTGGTGCCGCGGGTGGGGCTGGAGCATGTCGCGGTGGGGCGCCGGGCGGAAGTTGACGCCATTCTCAAAGACCTCGACAACATCGCCGAGGGCGGAGCGGCGTTTAGATTTATTACCGGACGTTACGGCAGCGGGAAAAGCTTTTTGCTGCAGACGATCCGCAACTACGCGATGGACCGGGATTTCGTCGTGGCCGACGCGGATTTGTCGCCGGAGCGGAGACTGGTCGGGACGAAAGGGCAGGGCTTGGCCACTTACCGCGAGCTGATGACCCATCTGTCCACCAAAACGCGCCCGGACGGCGGAGCGCTGGAAGCGATGCTGCAAAAATGGTTCGCCGCCTTGCAGCAGGAGGCGCTGCGGGAAACGGGCCTTAAGCCAAGCGATCCGGCTCTAAACGATGCGGTGGAGCAGCGGATTTTTGCGGTTACGGCGGAAATGCAGAACCTCGTGCACGGGTTTGATTTCGCCAAAGTGCTGGCCGCTTACTGGAACGGGTACAAGCTGGCCGACGACGACCGGAAGCAGGCGGCGCTCCGCTGGCTAAGGGGCGAGTACCCGACGAAAACGGAAGCGAAAAAGGAACTGCAAGTTGGCGTCATCATCGATGATGAAAATTGGTACGATTACGTCAAGCTGTGGTCGGAGTTCGCGGCGCGGATCGGATATCGCGGCCTGCTGCTGTTTATCGATGAAGCCGTCAATTTGTACAAGATTTCAAACAGCGTGTCCCGGCAAAGCAATTACGAAAAGCTGCTGACGATGTTTAACGATACGATGCAGGGCAAGGCGGAGCATCTGGGCATTTTTGTCGGAGGGACCCCGCAATTTGTCGAAGATGAGCGCAGGGGCTTGTTCAGCTATGAAGCGCTGCGCTCCCGGCTGATGGAAGGACGTTACGCCGGGAAAGGCTTCGTGAATTATTCCGGGCCGATCCTGAGGCTGGAGATGCTGTCGCCCGAAGAAATCCTGCTCCTCCTGCAAAAGCTGGTAAACATCCATGCCCAGCATTTTGGCTATGCGCCGTCGGTCGCGCAGCAGGAGATCGTGTATTTTATGGAGGCCGCCGTCGGCCGCCTGGGCGCCGATGAGCTGCTCACCCCGCGCGAAGTGATCCGCGATTTTATGGATTTGCTGCATACGCTGCGGCAAAATCCGGAGGCATCCTTCGAGCGGCTTGTCGGCGAGCATCAAGTGAAGCCGGCCGAAGCGGATCCGGACGAGGTCGACGGCTTTCTGGCGGAGTTTGAACTATGA
- a CDS encoding FtsX-like permease family protein: MSLTQLIYRSLKKNIKNYYLYVFALIFSVALYFAFVTLQYDPALDEIKGSVKGAAGLAAASVLLVVIVAIFLLYANTIFIKRRSREIGLFQLIGLTKGKIFRILSSENLILYFGSMLVGIFFGFSCSRLLLMILFRIIGVDEQAKLSFSPQALLQTVIVFAAVYLLIMLMNYLFIKRQSILSLFRVASSTEDTYRKMRASEVIAGGLGIGLILFGYKVSTRLFSGAFTTTNELFMAMVLILGSVILGTYLFYKGSVSAIFNLVRKAKGGYLSLNEVLSLSSIMFRMKSNALLLTIITTVSALAIGLLSLSYISYYSAEKSAEQSVPNHFSMMEPADVAAFEQALRQANIEYRETKRAVLMVDADVAQVIGVSTQDGGNGIMTLPLVSEKSVDGVDVAPGEALFMGLNDAMTQFMAIRPTGELTLKGQTDEIKLSLIGMDKMAVVSIPFSGGVPTAVVDQAVFERVAKDVNPDIQKGTSVYYGIDIVNREQMDQADELYKGMGLESRSGNMSQPELITNQKGNMGLIMFIVAFLGLTFLITSGCILYFKQMGEGEEERPNYTILRKIGFTQGNLLRGIQIKQLFNFGIPLAVGLSHSYFAVKSGWFFFGTELWMPMILVMLLYTGLYSVFGLLSVMFYKRVIKEAL; the protein is encoded by the coding sequence ATGAGCTTAACCCAATTGATTTACCGCAGTTTAAAGAAAAATATCAAAAACTATTACCTGTACGTCTTTGCGCTTATTTTCAGCGTCGCTTTGTATTTCGCGTTTGTGACCCTGCAATACGATCCGGCGCTTGATGAAATCAAGGGTTCCGTGAAGGGGGCGGCGGGATTGGCCGCCGCGTCGGTTCTGCTCGTTGTCATCGTGGCGATATTTCTGCTGTACGCCAACACGATTTTCATCAAGCGCCGCAGCCGGGAAATCGGATTGTTTCAATTAATCGGGTTAACGAAGGGGAAAATCTTCCGGATTTTGAGCAGCGAGAACCTGATCCTGTATTTCGGTTCCATGCTGGTCGGTATCTTCTTTGGTTTTTCCTGCTCCAGGCTGCTCCTTATGATCTTGTTCAGAATTATCGGCGTGGACGAGCAGGCCAAGCTCAGCTTTTCGCCGCAGGCGCTGCTGCAAACCGTGATCGTCTTCGCGGCCGTTTATTTGCTGATCATGCTCATGAATTATTTGTTCATCAAGCGTCAGAGCATCCTGTCTCTTTTCCGGGTCGCGTCCTCCACGGAGGATACATACCGGAAAATGCGGGCCTCCGAAGTGATTGCAGGGGGGCTCGGCATCGGGCTCATTCTGTTCGGATATAAAGTTTCGACCCGGTTGTTCAGCGGCGCTTTCACCACTACGAACGAACTTTTTATGGCGATGGTGCTGATCTTGGGTTCCGTCATCCTGGGGACGTATTTGTTTTATAAAGGTTCGGTCAGCGCTATTTTTAACCTGGTGCGGAAAGCGAAGGGCGGTTATTTGTCGCTGAACGAGGTACTGTCGCTTTCTTCGATTATGTTCCGGATGAAATCCAACGCCTTGCTGCTGACGATCATCACAACCGTATCGGCGCTGGCGATCGGACTTCTGTCGCTCAGTTATATCTCGTATTATTCCGCGGAAAAATCGGCCGAGCAAAGCGTGCCGAACCACTTTTCGATGATGGAGCCCGCGGATGTCGCGGCGTTTGAGCAGGCGCTTCGGCAGGCGAACATCGAGTACAGGGAAACCAAACGCGCCGTTCTTATGGTGGACGCCGACGTCGCCCAAGTTATCGGCGTCAGCACGCAGGACGGCGGCAACGGAATCATGACGCTTCCGCTCGTCAGCGAGAAGTCGGTGGACGGCGTGGACGTCGCCCCGGGGGAGGCGTTGTTTATGGGGTTAAACGATGCGATGACGCAGTTTATGGCGATCCGGCCGACAGGAGAACTGACGCTTAAGGGACAAACGGACGAGATCAAATTATCGCTGATCGGAATGGATAAAATGGCGGTCGTCTCCATTCCTTTTTCGGGCGGGGTGCCTACGGCCGTTGTGGATCAAGCGGTGTTTGAACGAGTGGCGAAGGACGTGAACCCGGATATCCAAAAGGGAACCTCCGTATATTACGGCATCGATATCGTTAACCGCGAACAAATGGATCAGGCCGACGAACTGTATAAAGGCATGGGCTTAGAAAGTCGTTCCGGCAATATGTCGCAGCCTGAGCTCATTACGAATCAAAAGGGCAACATGGGGCTGATCATGTTCATCGTCGCCTTTCTGGGATTGACCTTCCTGATCACTTCGGGCTGCATTTTGTATTTCAAGCAAATGGGCGAAGGGGAGGAGGAGCGGCCGAATTATACGATCCTGCGAAAAATCGGGTTCACGCAAGGCAATTTGCTCCGCGGCATTCAAATCAAGCAGCTGTTCAATTTCGGCATTCCGCTGGCCGTCGGCTTGTCGCACAGTTATTTTGCCGTCAAATCCGGCTGGTTCTTCTTCGGAACCGAACTGTGGATGCCGATGATCCTGGTCATGCTGCTGTATACGGGATTGTATTCCGTCTTTGGACTTCTGTCCGTTATGTTTTATAAGCGGGTGATTAAGGAAGCGCTGTAA
- a CDS encoding sensor histidine kinase: MIRKFLRERLSWILLIAGLQLQLLFVAFIDSEIPFLPILYIVFLSLLVFAVFLFMRYSKETRFYQTLAAWDDTYDLSAIARPDSPFETIAMDMLCEQTDKYRKEASAHLAWLEEEKDELMSWIHEVKTPLTAMQLMIDRLEERTLKSQLRYEWLRIHLLLDRQLHQKRIAFIENDRYIERTALEPIVHKEIKDLQAWCLQKGIGFDVSLTAKEVLTDGKWLGFILRQLLSNAVKYSQASDIIVESGALEGRTWLRIRDFGRGIDPKDMPRIFEKGFTSTAAHQDNAATGMGLYLAKKVADSLSIRIEVESSPGEGSVFTLYFPQSNDFVSTLGM; this comes from the coding sequence ATGATCCGGAAATTTCTGCGAGAACGGCTAAGTTGGATTTTGCTGATTGCCGGTTTGCAGCTGCAGCTGCTGTTTGTCGCCTTCATCGACAGCGAGATTCCATTTCTGCCGATCCTTTATATCGTCTTTTTGTCGCTGCTTGTGTTTGCCGTTTTTCTCTTTATGCGCTACTCGAAAGAAACGAGGTTTTACCAGACCCTTGCGGCCTGGGACGATACGTACGACCTGTCCGCGATCGCCCGTCCCGACAGCCCGTTTGAAACGATTGCGATGGACATGCTCTGCGAACAGACGGACAAGTACCGGAAGGAAGCTTCGGCGCATCTGGCCTGGCTGGAAGAGGAAAAGGACGAGCTGATGTCCTGGATTCATGAAGTCAAAACGCCGCTCACCGCCATGCAGCTTATGATCGATCGGCTGGAGGAAAGAACGCTGAAGTCGCAGCTGAGGTACGAGTGGCTGCGCATTCATCTGCTGCTGGATCGCCAGCTGCATCAGAAGCGGATCGCTTTTATCGAAAATGACCGGTATATTGAGCGGACGGCGCTGGAGCCGATCGTGCACAAAGAGATTAAGGATTTGCAAGCCTGGTGCCTGCAAAAAGGCATCGGTTTTGATGTGTCGCTAACGGCCAAAGAAGTGCTGACGGACGGCAAGTGGCTCGGCTTCATCCTTCGGCAGCTGTTGAGCAATGCCGTAAAATACAGCCAGGCTTCCGATATCATCGTTGAAAGCGGGGCGCTGGAAGGCCGGACCTGGCTGCGTATTCGGGATTTCGGCCGGGGGATCGATCCGAAGGATATGCCGCGCATCTTCGAGAAGGGCTTTACATCAACGGCGGCGCATCAGGACAATGCGGCTACGGGAATGGGACTATATTTGGCGAAAAAGGTCGCGGATTCGCTGTCCATACGCATTGAAGTCGAATCGAGCCCGGGCGAGGGGAGCGTTTTTACGCTGTATTTTCCGCAAAGCAACGATTTTGTAAGCACGCTGGGCATGTGA